A single region of the Streptomyces virginiae genome encodes:
- a CDS encoding NAD(P)H-quinone oxidoreductase has translation MHAITIEQPGGPEALVWADVPDPVPGEGEVLVEVAASAVNRADVLQRQGFYDPPPGASRHPGLECSGRIAALGPGVSGWSVGDEVCALLAGGGYAERVAVPAGQLLPVPAGVDLVTAAALPEVVTTVWSNVFMVAGLRPGETLLVHGGSSGIGTMAIQLAKAVGATVAVTAGGPEKLARCKELGADILIDYREQDFVAELREATGGAGADVILDIMGAKYLARNVDALAVNGRLAVIGLQGGVKAELNLGALLAKRAAITATSLRARPLEEKAAIVAAVREHVWPLLAAGRIRPVVHATFPMAEAAEAHRVLESSSHVGKLLLTV, from the coding sequence ATGCATGCGATCACCATCGAGCAGCCCGGCGGCCCCGAGGCCCTCGTCTGGGCCGACGTACCCGATCCGGTGCCCGGCGAGGGCGAGGTCCTCGTCGAGGTCGCGGCGAGCGCCGTGAACCGCGCCGACGTACTCCAGCGACAGGGGTTCTACGATCCGCCGCCCGGCGCCTCGCGCCATCCGGGGCTGGAGTGCTCCGGGCGGATCGCCGCGTTGGGGCCGGGGGTCTCCGGCTGGTCCGTGGGCGACGAGGTGTGCGCCCTGCTGGCCGGCGGCGGCTACGCGGAGCGGGTGGCCGTGCCGGCGGGCCAGTTGCTGCCGGTCCCGGCGGGCGTGGACCTGGTGACGGCGGCCGCACTGCCCGAGGTCGTCACGACGGTGTGGTCCAACGTCTTCATGGTGGCCGGACTGCGGCCCGGCGAGACCTTGCTGGTGCACGGCGGGTCCAGTGGGATCGGGACGATGGCGATCCAGCTGGCGAAGGCGGTGGGCGCGACGGTCGCCGTGACGGCGGGCGGCCCGGAGAAGCTGGCGCGCTGCAAGGAGCTGGGCGCGGACATCCTGATCGACTACCGCGAGCAGGACTTCGTGGCCGAGCTGCGCGAGGCGACGGGCGGGGCCGGGGCGGACGTGATCCTGGACATCATGGGCGCCAAGTACCTCGCCCGGAACGTGGACGCGCTGGCCGTGAACGGGCGGCTCGCGGTGATCGGGCTCCAGGGCGGGGTGAAGGCCGAGCTGAACCTCGGCGCGCTGCTGGCCAAGCGGGCGGCGATCACCGCCACCTCGCTGCGGGCCCGCCCGCTGGAGGAGAAGGCGGCCATCGTCGCCGCCGTACGCGAGCACGTGTGGCCGCTGCTGGCCGCCGGACGGATCCGCCCGGTGGTCCACGCGACGTTCCCGATGGCCGAGGCGGCCGAGGCCCACCGCGTGCTGGAGTCCAGCAGCCACGTGGGCAAGCTGCTGCTCACGGTGTGA
- the pdhA gene encoding pyruvate dehydrogenase (acetyl-transferring) E1 component subunit alpha, protein MTVQELPGAGASHRSTQPPAWSPRTDAAPLLPDPEPYRVLGTEAADRLDPELMRRYYAELVRGRRYNAQATALTKQGRLAVYPSTVGQEACEIAAALVLEDQDWLFPSYRDTLAAVARGLDPVQALTLLRGDWHTGYDPREHRIAPLSTPLATQLPHAVGLAHAARLRGDDVVALAMVGDGGTSEGDFHEALNFAAVWQAPVVFLVQNNGFAISVPLAKQTAAPTLAHKAVGYGMPGRLVDGNDIAAMHEVLTEAVRRARSGGGPTLIEAVTYRMEAHTNADDATRYRGDAEVEAWKAHDPVDLLERELTARGIIDEAAIQAVREDAEVMAAALREGMNADPVVDPMDLFAHVYAEQTDRLREQAAMLRAELEAEDQA, encoded by the coding sequence ATGACGGTCCAAGAGCTGCCCGGTGCCGGTGCGTCCCACCGTTCCACCCAGCCGCCCGCCTGGAGCCCCCGTACGGACGCCGCTCCGCTGCTTCCGGACCCCGAGCCCTACCGGGTACTGGGCACCGAGGCGGCGGACCGGCTCGACCCGGAGCTGATGCGCCGCTACTACGCCGAGCTGGTGCGCGGCCGGCGCTACAACGCCCAGGCCACGGCGCTCACCAAGCAGGGCCGGCTCGCCGTGTACCCCTCCACCGTCGGCCAGGAGGCCTGCGAGATCGCGGCCGCACTGGTCCTGGAGGACCAGGACTGGCTGTTCCCGAGCTACCGCGACACCCTGGCGGCCGTGGCGCGCGGACTGGACCCCGTCCAGGCGCTGACCCTGCTGCGCGGCGACTGGCACACCGGATACGACCCGCGTGAGCACCGCATAGCCCCGCTCTCGACCCCGCTCGCCACCCAGCTGCCGCACGCGGTGGGCCTGGCGCACGCGGCCCGACTGCGCGGCGACGACGTCGTCGCGCTCGCCATGGTCGGCGACGGCGGCACCAGCGAGGGCGACTTCCACGAGGCGCTGAACTTCGCCGCCGTCTGGCAGGCCCCGGTCGTCTTCCTCGTGCAGAACAACGGCTTCGCGATATCCGTCCCGCTCGCCAAGCAGACCGCCGCCCCCACCCTCGCCCACAAGGCCGTGGGGTACGGGATGCCCGGCCGGCTCGTCGACGGCAACGACATCGCCGCCATGCACGAGGTGCTGACCGAGGCGGTCCGGCGGGCCCGGTCCGGTGGTGGCCCGACCCTCATCGAGGCCGTCACGTACCGGATGGAGGCCCACACGAACGCCGACGACGCGACCCGCTACCGCGGTGACGCCGAGGTCGAGGCCTGGAAGGCACACGACCCGGTCGACCTGCTGGAGCGTGAGCTGACCGCCCGCGGGATCATCGACGAAGCGGCGATCCAGGCGGTGCGCGAGGACGCCGAGGTGATGGCCGCGGCGCTCCGCGAGGGGATGAACGCGGACCCGGTGGTGGACCCGATGGACCTGTTCGCGCACGTGTACGCGGAGCAGACGGACCGCCTGCGGGAGCAGGCGGCCATGCTGCGCGCAGAGCTGGAAGCCGAGGACCAGGCGTGA
- a CDS encoding dihydrolipoamide acetyltransferase family protein produces MPQVMEFKLPDLGEGLTEAEIVRWLVAVGDVVAIDQPVVEVETAKAMVEVPCPYGGVVTARFGEEGTELPVGAPLITVAVGASSLPEAPAAQAAEAEGSGNVPRPLIGYGEDHSRPARRRRVRPVTAAVSAPVVVAPVAPAAPVVSAGPVPVISPLVRKLAKDGGVDLRALKGSGPEGLILRADVEAALAALRAPEPAPAAPVAPAVAAQGERIPLKGVRGAVAEKLSRSRREIPDATCWVDADATELMAARAAMNAVGGPKISVLALLARICTAALAKYPELNSTVDLAAKEIVRLPSVHLGFAAQTERGLVVPVVRDAQHRNPESLSAEFARLTELARAGKLAPADLTGGTFTLNNYGVFGVDGSTPIINHPEAAMLGVGRIIDKPWVHEGQLAVRKVVQLSLTFDHRVCDGGTAGGFLRYVADCVESPAVLLRSL; encoded by the coding sequence ATGCCGCAGGTAATGGAATTCAAGCTTCCCGATCTCGGGGAGGGCCTGACCGAGGCCGAGATCGTCCGCTGGCTGGTCGCGGTGGGCGATGTCGTCGCCATCGACCAGCCGGTGGTCGAGGTCGAGACGGCCAAGGCGATGGTGGAGGTTCCGTGCCCCTACGGCGGTGTCGTCACCGCCCGTTTCGGGGAGGAGGGCACGGAACTGCCCGTCGGAGCACCGCTGATCACCGTGGCGGTGGGGGCGTCGTCGCTCCCGGAGGCCCCGGCCGCGCAGGCGGCCGAGGCCGAGGGCTCCGGCAACGTGCCCCGACCCCTGATCGGTTACGGCGAGGACCACTCGCGCCCGGCGCGTCGGCGACGGGTGCGACCCGTCACCGCCGCGGTCTCGGCGCCCGTCGTGGTGGCCCCGGTCGCCCCGGCCGCCCCGGTGGTGTCCGCCGGTCCGGTGCCCGTGATCTCGCCGCTGGTGCGCAAGCTGGCCAAGGACGGCGGGGTCGACCTGCGCGCACTGAAGGGGTCGGGGCCCGAGGGGCTGATCCTGCGGGCCGACGTCGAGGCGGCGCTGGCCGCGCTGCGGGCGCCCGAGCCGGCCCCGGCCGCCCCGGTGGCCCCGGCGGTGGCGGCGCAGGGCGAGCGGATCCCGCTCAAGGGCGTGCGTGGTGCGGTCGCCGAGAAGCTGTCGCGCAGCCGCCGGGAGATCCCGGACGCCACCTGCTGGGTCGACGCCGACGCCACCGAGCTGATGGCCGCCCGGGCCGCGATGAACGCGGTGGGCGGGCCCAAGATCTCGGTGCTCGCGCTGCTGGCCCGGATCTGCACGGCCGCGCTGGCCAAGTACCCGGAGCTCAACTCCACCGTGGACCTGGCGGCCAAGGAGATCGTCCGGCTCCCGTCGGTGCACCTGGGCTTCGCCGCGCAGACCGAGCGGGGCCTGGTGGTGCCGGTGGTCCGGGACGCGCAGCACCGCAACCCGGAGTCCCTGTCGGCGGAGTTCGCCCGGCTGACGGAGCTCGCCCGGGCCGGGAAGCTGGCTCCGGCCGATCTGACCGGCGGCACCTTCACCCTGAACAACTACGGGGTGTTCGGGGTCGACGGCTCCACGCCGATCATCAACCACCCCGAGGCGGCGATGCTGGGCGTGGGCCGGATCATCGACAAGCCCTGGGTGCACGAGGGTCAGCTGGCGGTCCGCAAGGTCGTCCAGCTGTCGCTGACCTTCGACCACCGGGTCTGCGACGGCGGCACGGCGGGCGGCTTCCTGCGCTACGTGGCCGACTGCGTCGAATCCCCGGCGGTCCTGCTGCGCAGCCTGTAG
- a CDS encoding barstar family protein: protein MSTFLPSLTERRSPWVTFTRAGDPWVARAEADLLARDGLVLRIAGGELDTEACLYRTFARELGFLGYFGHNWDAMVDCLGDWHGPGHGKQDVAVIIDAADDLLGADFLGVFVSTLARGAWRANFMVDADGDPDEWRDPFALHFVLLLDRTEPAAFARKVVSWDEDLREAVVDGRLLVTLTDVDWPGGDPVWPPVDGPRAPAARIPA, encoded by the coding sequence ATGAGCACCTTCCTCCCCTCCCTCACCGAACGCCGCTCCCCCTGGGTCACCTTCACCCGCGCCGGCGATCCCTGGGTGGCGCGGGCGGAGGCCGACCTGCTCGCGCGGGACGGGCTGGTGCTGCGGATCGCCGGCGGCGAACTGGACACGGAGGCCTGCCTCTACCGGACCTTCGCCCGTGAGCTGGGCTTCCTCGGCTACTTCGGCCACAACTGGGACGCGATGGTCGACTGCCTCGGCGACTGGCACGGCCCCGGGCACGGCAAGCAGGACGTCGCCGTGATCATCGACGCCGCCGACGACCTGCTCGGCGCGGACTTCCTCGGGGTCTTCGTCTCCACCCTGGCCCGGGGCGCGTGGCGGGCGAACTTCATGGTCGACGCGGACGGGGACCCGGACGAGTGGCGAGATCCCTTCGCCCTGCACTTCGTCCTCCTGCTGGACCGCACCGAGCCCGCCGCGTTCGCCCGGAAGGTCGTGTCCTGGGACGAGGACCTGCGCGAGGCGGTGGTCGACGGGCGGCTGCTCGTCACCCTGACCGACGTCGACTGGCCCGGCGGTGACCCGGTGTGGCCGCCGGTCGACGGGCCCCGGGCCCCGGCGGCCAGAATTCCCGCGTAG
- a CDS encoding TetR/AcrR family transcriptional regulator, whose amino-acid sequence MTTAKRDTYTPETLLSVAVQVFNERGYDGTSMEHLSKAAGISKSSIYHHVAGKEELLRRAVSRALDGLFGILDEPGAVRGRAVERVEYVTRRTVEVLVGELPYVTLLLRVRGNTRTERWALERRREFDHQVADLLKAAAAEGDLRADVDIRLATRLLFGMVNSLVEWYRPHSGTGIDQLADSVVHMAFDGLRTTPHPPTS is encoded by the coding sequence ATGACGACGGCCAAGCGGGACACTTACACCCCCGAGACCCTGCTGTCCGTGGCCGTCCAGGTCTTCAACGAGCGCGGCTACGACGGCACCTCCATGGAGCACCTCTCCAAGGCCGCGGGCATCTCGAAGTCCTCGATCTATCACCACGTCGCGGGCAAGGAGGAACTGCTGCGGCGCGCCGTCAGCCGCGCCCTGGACGGGCTCTTCGGGATCCTGGACGAGCCGGGCGCGGTACGCGGCCGGGCGGTCGAGCGCGTCGAGTACGTCACGCGCCGCACGGTCGAGGTCCTGGTCGGCGAGCTGCCGTACGTCACGCTGCTGCTGCGCGTGCGCGGCAACACCCGCACCGAGCGCTGGGCGCTGGAGCGCCGCCGCGAGTTCGACCACCAGGTCGCGGACCTGCTGAAGGCCGCCGCGGCGGAGGGCGACCTGCGGGCCGACGTGGACATACGCCTGGCCACCCGGCTGCTCTTCGGCATGGTCAACTCCCTGGTCGAGTGGTACCGCCCGCACTCGGGCACAGGCATCGACCAGCTCGCGGACTCGGTCGTCCACATGGCCTTCGACGGCCTGCGCACCACCCCCCACCCGCCGACCTCCTGA
- a CDS encoding potassium channel family protein: MFHVKLHGQDSMARGADEKLVSRRIKLPRRVVEAPLSQVGKRLLMALFVLFLTVFVVWLDRGGYHDNANEQVDLLDCFYYATVTLSTTGYGDIVPYSDSARLINILVITPLRVLFLIILVGTTLEVLTERTREEWRLKRWRKNLREHTVVVGFGTKGRSALLTLLATGLSKEQVVIVDPSAKVIDTANAEGFTGVVGDATRSDVLLRAELQKARQIVIATQRDDTAVLVTLTARQLNRGAKIVAAVREEENAPLLRQSGADAVITSASAAGRLLGLSVLSPSAGTVMEDLIQQGSGLDLIERPARKAEVGKSVRDTEDLVVSVLRGHRLLAYDDPHASPIQLTDRLITIVRAVPPTSPAVRLGPAE; encoded by the coding sequence ATGTTTCACGTGAAACTGCACGGCCAGGACTCCATGGCCCGCGGCGCCGACGAGAAACTCGTCTCCCGGCGCATCAAGCTGCCCAGACGCGTCGTCGAGGCTCCGCTGAGCCAGGTCGGCAAGCGTCTGCTGATGGCCCTGTTCGTGCTCTTCCTCACGGTGTTCGTCGTGTGGCTGGACCGGGGCGGCTACCACGACAACGCCAACGAGCAGGTCGATCTCCTCGACTGCTTCTACTACGCGACGGTGACGCTGTCCACGACCGGCTACGGCGACATCGTGCCGTACAGCGACAGCGCACGCCTGATCAACATTCTGGTGATCACGCCCCTGCGCGTGCTGTTCCTGATCATCCTGGTCGGTACCACCCTGGAAGTCCTGACGGAACGGACGAGGGAAGAGTGGCGGCTCAAGCGCTGGAGGAAGAACTTGCGTGAGCACACGGTCGTCGTCGGCTTCGGCACGAAGGGCCGTTCGGCCCTTCTGACGCTGCTGGCCACCGGCCTCTCCAAGGAACAGGTCGTCATCGTCGACCCCAGCGCCAAGGTGATCGACACGGCCAACGCGGAGGGGTTCACCGGCGTGGTCGGCGACGCCACCCGCTCCGACGTCCTGCTCCGCGCCGAGCTGCAGAAAGCCCGTCAGATCGTCATCGCCACCCAGCGGGACGACACGGCGGTCCTGGTCACCCTGACCGCCCGGCAGCTCAACCGCGGGGCGAAGATCGTCGCGGCGGTGCGCGAGGAGGAGAACGCCCCGCTGCTGCGCCAGTCCGGGGCCGATGCCGTCATCACGAGCGCGAGCGCGGCCGGTCGACTGCTGGGCCTGTCGGTGCTCAGTCCGAGCGCGGGCACCGTGATGGAGGACCTGATCCAGCAGGGCAGCGGGCTCGACCTCATCGAACGCCCCGCCCGCAAGGCCGAGGTCGGCAAGTCGGTACGGGACACCGAGGACCTGGTGGTGAGCGTGCTGCGCGGACACCGGCTGCTCGCGTACGACGACCCGCACGCGAGCCCGATCCAGCTGACGGACCGTCTCATCACCATCGTGCGGGCGGTACCGCCCACGTCGCCCGCCGTGCGGCTGGGTCCTGCCGAGTAG
- a CDS encoding alpha-ketoacid dehydrogenase subunit beta — protein sequence MAQALTRAMRDAMAEDPTVHVMGEDVGTLGGVFRITDGLAKEFGEERCTDTPLAEAGILGAAVGMAMYGLRPVVEMQFDAFAYPAFEQLISHVAKMRNRTRGAMPLPITIRVPYGGGIGGVEHHCDSSEAYYVATPGLTVVTPATVEDAYGLLRASIASDDPVVFLEPKRLYWSKADWRPEAPTVVPGIGKALVRRAGTSATLITYGPSLPVCLEAAEAAREEGWDLEVVDLRSLVPFDEQTVVESVRRTGRAVVVHEAGGFGGPGAEIAARVTERCFHHLEAPVLRVTGFDIPYPPPMLEKHHLPGVDRILDTVARLQWEN from the coding sequence ATGGCGCAGGCGCTCACCCGCGCGATGCGCGACGCGATGGCCGAGGACCCGACGGTCCACGTCATGGGCGAGGACGTCGGGACGCTGGGCGGGGTCTTCCGGATCACGGACGGCCTCGCGAAGGAGTTCGGCGAGGAGCGCTGCACGGACACCCCCCTCGCCGAGGCGGGCATCCTGGGCGCGGCGGTCGGCATGGCCATGTACGGGCTGCGGCCGGTGGTGGAGATGCAGTTCGACGCCTTCGCCTACCCGGCGTTCGAGCAGCTGATCTCGCACGTGGCGAAGATGCGCAACCGCACCCGCGGCGCGATGCCGCTGCCGATCACCATCCGCGTGCCCTACGGCGGCGGGATCGGCGGTGTGGAGCACCACTGCGACTCCTCCGAGGCGTACTACGTGGCCACGCCCGGCCTGACGGTGGTCACCCCGGCGACGGTCGAGGACGCGTACGGGCTGCTGCGCGCGTCGATCGCGAGCGACGACCCGGTGGTCTTCCTGGAGCCCAAGCGGCTCTACTGGTCGAAGGCCGACTGGCGTCCCGAGGCGCCGACGGTCGTTCCCGGCATCGGCAAGGCGCTGGTCCGGCGCGCCGGCACGAGCGCGACCTTGATCACCTACGGACCCTCGCTCCCGGTGTGCCTGGAGGCGGCCGAGGCGGCGCGCGAGGAGGGCTGGGACCTGGAGGTCGTCGACCTGCGCTCCCTCGTCCCCTTCGACGAGCAGACGGTCGTGGAGTCCGTACGTCGCACCGGTCGCGCGGTGGTGGTCCACGAGGCCGGCGGCTTCGGCGGACCGGGCGCGGAGATCGCCGCCCGTGTCACCGAGCGCTGCTTCCACCACCTGGAGGCGCCGGTGCTGCGGGTGACGGGCTTCGACATCCCCTACCCGCCGCCGATGCTGGAGAAGCACCACCTGCCGGGTGTGGACCGGATCCTGGACACCGTGGCACGCCTGCAGTGGGAGAACTGA
- a CDS encoding Lrp/AsnC family transcriptional regulator, with protein sequence MPDEQMAGTGSAPATPGGAPGATSGPPVAPRPLDPIDRSIMRLLQADGRASIRSVAEQVHVSRANAYARINRLIDDGVIRGFTARVNHERAGQGASAYITLKIVQNSWRTVREQLRELPGAAHIALVSGDFDVLLLVHTPDNRTLRELVLTRLQAIPEVLSTRTLLVFEETDLLSPGPGSGPTIAEE encoded by the coding sequence ATGCCGGATGAACAAATGGCCGGAACGGGTTCCGCACCGGCGACGCCGGGGGGCGCCCCGGGAGCCACATCAGGCCCGCCCGTCGCACCCCGCCCCCTGGATCCGATCGACCGGTCGATCATGCGGCTGCTCCAGGCGGACGGCCGGGCGTCGATACGGTCGGTGGCGGAGCAGGTGCACGTCTCACGGGCGAACGCCTACGCCCGGATCAACCGGCTCATCGACGACGGGGTGATCCGCGGGTTCACGGCGCGCGTCAACCACGAGCGCGCGGGTCAGGGCGCGTCCGCCTACATCACCTTGAAGATCGTCCAGAACTCCTGGCGCACGGTCCGCGAGCAGCTGCGCGAGCTCCCGGGCGCGGCGCACATCGCGCTGGTCAGCGGCGATTTCGACGTCCTGCTGCTGGTGCACACCCCGGACAACCGGACCCTGCGCGAGCTGGTCCTGACCCGGCTCCAGGCCATCCCGGAGGTCCTCTCGACGCGCACCCTGCTGGTCTTCGAGGAAACGGATCTCCTCTCCCCGGGCCCGGGGAGCGGTCCGACGATCGCGGAGGAGTAG